The window TCCTTCGTCATCGCGCCGTACGCGGGTGTGTAGAACACGCCCGGCGCGATGCACATCACCCGGACACCCACCGGCGCCAGGTCACGCGACGCGGTCAGCGTCATCCCGATGACGCCGCCCTTCGCCGCGGAGTAGTCCGACTGCCCGACCTGCCCCTCGAACCCCGCGATGCTGGCGGTGGTGATCACGACGCCACGCTGACCGGAGTCCAGCGGCTCGTTCTTCGCCATCGCCGCTGCGGCCTTGCTGAGCACGTGGTACGTCCCGACCAGGAAGATCTCGACGGTCCGCCGGAACGTCGCGGTCGGGTACGGCTCGCCCTGCCGGTTGATGATCCGACGGCCGGCCGCCGGCCCACCGTGCACGATGACGTTCGTACGGAGCGGTCCCAGCTCGACCGCCGACGCGACCGCGGCGTCGACCGACTCCTCGCTGGTGACGTCGGTGTGGACGTAGAGCGCGTTGTCGCCCAGCTCCGCGGCGAGCGCCTTGCCGTTCTCCTCGGCGAGGTCGGCGATGACCACACTGGCACCGGCGGCATGGAGGCGGCGCACGGTAGCCGCGCCGAACCCTCCCGCTCCGCCGACGACGAGTGCAGACGATCCGGTCAGCTCCACGGGTATCTCCTTCGATGATCCGAGCGTGTCAACGTGGCCCATCGCACGTGAGAACTGGGGCGGGGCATCTTCTCGGCACGCTGCCCGCAGCCTACTGTTGGCTTACCGGTAAACGCTACAGTTACGCCGCCCGGAGAGTTCCCAAGAAGAGGTGGAGCATGGCGCAGCCCGTCATCGTCAGCGCGGCCCGGACCGCGATCGGCACCGCGCGGAAGGGGACGCTGGCGCAGACGCCCGCCGAGGACCTCGCGACCGCGATCCTCACCGAGACCGTGCGGCGGTCGGGGATCGATCCGGAGCGGGTGGATGACGTCATCTTCGCCGAGTCGCTGTACGGCGGCGGCGACGTCGCCCGGTACGCGGCCGTGGTGGCCGGCATGACCGGCGTGCCCGGCCTGGCCGTCAACCGGCACTGCACCGGCAGCCTCTCGTCGATCGGGCTGGCCGCGGCCGGCGTCGCCAGCGGGATGGAGAAGATCGTGGTGGCCGGGGGAGTGCAGGCCTCCTCGCTCTCGCCGCGTCTCAAGCGCCGCGTGCCCGGCACCGTGGACGAGGTCGAGAACTGGTACCCGGGGACGCACCCGAACACGGCCGAGGCGCCGAACACGGACATGTCGATCACCGTGGGCTGGAACACCGCGCAGGAGTTCGGGCTCACCCGCGAAGACCTGGACGCCTGGGCGCTGCGGTCGCACCAGCGAGCCGTCGCCGCGATCGACGCCGGCAAGTTCGTCGACGAGATCGTGCCGATCAAGGTGTCGACGCTCGACGGCTCGGTCGTCGAGTTCGCGGTCGACGAGCACCCCCGGCGCGACACCAGCGCGGAGCGGCTCGCGTCGCTGAAGGTGCTGCACCCGGAGATCCCCGGTTTCTCGATCACCGCGGGCAACGCGAGCGGCACCAACGACGCCGCGGCGGCCGTCACGGTCACCGGCGCCGAGCTGGCCGCGGCCGAGGGGATCGAGACGCTGGCGACGGTCCGGGCCTGGGCGTCGGTCGGACTCGACCCGAAGCGGACCGGCGTCGGCGCGCTGCGGGCGATCGAGAAGGTCCTCGACCGCGCCGGTCTGACGACCGGCGACGTGAAGCTGTGGGAGATCAACGAGGCGTTCGCGTCGGTGCCGGTCGCGGCCTGCCGCCACTTCGGTCTGGACGAGGAGACCGTGAACTTCTCCGGCAGCGGCTGCAGCCTGGGGCACCCGATCGCCGCGTCGGGCGCGCGGATGGTGGCCACGCTGATCCACGAACTCCGCCGCACCGGCGGCGGGATCGGCGTCGCCGCGATGTGCGCCGGTGGTGGTCAGGGCGGAGCCTTGGTCATCGAGGTCTGATCGCGGGCCAGGCGGCCGACCCACGTGCCGGATGGGTCGGCCCGCCCGTGCGCTACCGGCCGAAGCCGAATTCGCCGGCCTTGCACCCGTCCAGGAACGCTCGCCACGCCGGGTGGGCGAACGCGAGGACCGGACCGTGTCCGTGGTCCTTCGTGTCCCGGACGCCGACCGCGGCAGGTGCCGTGCCGACCTCCACGCAGTTGCCGTCGGTGCCGCTCCTGGTGGATTTGCGCCATCGGGCGCCGCTCACGTCGAGCTCAGGTTCGAGCGGGCTCATTCCGTACCTCCCTCTCCGATTCCAACTCCTCCATCGCACCGGCGATCATCGCTGCTGACGCCTCCGGGCTCAGTGCCTGCCTGGACAAACAGTCGACAACAGCGCGATACCGGTCTGTTTCCTCTCGTGTTTCCATATACAGGGCGTTTACCGGATTCTCGCCATAGGCGATCTCGCCGGGCGCGTCGCCCAGATGGTCGAACGACAGGAGGACGAAGGGGCCGGTCGCCGCCGCGGCGTGCGGACCAGCGGAGAAGGGGATGACCTGGATCGTGACGTTGGGCCACTCGCTCGCGGTGAGGAGGCGCTCCAGTTGCGTCCGCATGGCGTCCGCCTGGGCGATCGGCCGGCGGATCACCGCCTCGTCGAGGAAAGCCAGTAGCTCGGCAGGGCGATCCCGGCGCAGGATGCGCTGCCGTTCCATCCGTAACTGCACCCGCTCGCGGACGTCCTCCTCGGTCAGGTCGACCGCGGGCGCCCCGGCGAGGATGACCTCCCGGGCATACCCCGGCGTCTGCAGCAGGCCGGGCACCACGCAGGACTCGAACGTCACCACGCGCCGGGCGTCCCGTTCGAGGTCGAGGAACATGCCGAACTGGTAGGTCGCGAACCACGACAGGCGCTGGGTGACGCCCCGGCTGCCGGCCTCCTGTGCGAGCCGGACGAGCTGGTTCTTGGTGTCCTCGTCGACCCCGTAGACCTCGCACAGCCCGCGGATCTCGTGCGCGCGCAGCTTCCGCTTCCCGCCGGCCAGCCACCGGGCGACGGTCGAACCGTCGACCCCCACCTCGGCGCCGATCAGATCGGTGGAACGCCCGTCGGCCCGGTGGAGACGCTGCAGGGTCGAGAGGAGCATGCGCCGGGCGAGAGTGGGGCTGACTTCGTCCACGAACGACGTCCCTTCACGTGTGCGTCCCGTTTGCAGTCTTGCATTTTGGGTTCTCGAATTGAGCGCAAGAACTGGTATTGCGTCAGCGCACTTCGAGGGTTGCGAAGTGTGAATTCGCGGTTCATATTCAGACGAAGTCCAGCCATACGGGGCCCGTCGCCGGTCGGGTGTCCGTCTGGATCTCACGAAGGCCGTGGGCGCGACGGTCGTCGAAGTGTCGCCGCGCCCGGGTCAGCGGGACGGGAGCGTGTGTCATGGCAGCGAACGGGAACCGGCAAGACCCGCGATCGAACGGGGCGTCCGGGTGGCACCGTCGGTACGTGGCCGACGACGTCGAGACGGCGCGGGCGTTGATCGCCGAGCACGTGGTCGACCCGGCGAACAGCCGGTACTGCGGATCGGCCACCCACATTTATCCCGGTGAGTGGCCGTGTTACCGCCGCAGCTGGGCGGAGCTGGTGCTGCGGGCCGAGGCCCGCGGAGAGATCGACGACCTCCGCGAGCCGGCCTAGGTCGGCTCGCGGCCGGACCGGTCAGCGGCCCAGGGACTCGCAGCCGGTCTCGTCCGGCAGCAGCGGACGGAACATCAGCGACCAGCGTCGGCCCTCGTACGTCCAGGGTGTCGCGGCGTTGGCGGACGCGGCGTCGGCGAGCACGGTCCGGACCGCCGCGCCGGTAGTGAGCGCGCAGCTCACGTCGGCGGGACCGACCACGCGGCCGGGAAGAGCGGCGCCGCGCCAGGCGCGGGCGGGCTGGGGATTCTCCGGGTCGGTGTTGGCGTAGGCGGTGACGATCGTCGCGATCGCGGCCGGCTGGTACCGCTGCTCGCCGGATCCGCTGGCCGGGTCGGAGAGCGTCGCCAGCAGCCCGCGCATCCGGGCGCGGGCCTCGCGCTGCGCAGCGGTGAGGCTCTGGTCGGTCTCCATGGCCTCGCTGAGCGCGTAGACCTCGGCGGTGAGCGTGCGGCCACCCTCGACGAGCGTGAACCGGGTGGTGGTCGCGTCGGCGACCCCGGGGGTGCCGTAGTCCGTCGGCGAGCCGACCCCGGCGCGGCGGGCCGCGGCGACCAGCCGGTCGACCTCGGTGCGGCTGATCGTGCGGACCAGCAGGTTCGGCAGCGCGGGGCCGGGGTAGATCGCGATCTGCGGACCCTCGGTGATGACCCGGCCGTCGGCGTAGATGCTCACGGTGGGCAACCGCCCGTAGGTGAACGTCGCAGGCACGAAGCCGCCGGTCGATTCGGCGCGGAGTACCAGGGTGTCAGAGGACACGGGCTGCTCCGACGTGCGCGGAGCGGTACTCGCCTGGGGCGTGACCTCGGCGGTGGCGGTTGGGCCGCACGCCGTCGCCAGCAGGACGAGTCCGAGAAGTGCTGTCCGAATTATCCGCGTTCTGGCCATGATCATAGGACGGTAGCGCCAAGCGATCGGTTCCCTGCGGAGGCTGCACGTTTAGATTCCAGCAGACCGCCGCCACCTCGCAGCCGACGAGCACCCGCCTAGCAGACGAGCACCGCCGAAGTGCCGGCGATCGCGGACGCCGCGCAGGCCGCCGCGACCGGCCACGCCCAGCGGCGCCACCAGGCGGCGCGCCGGGCTAAGTGCGGCGGAACGTCGTCGCCGACGAGGCGCAGCCCGACCGCGAGCCAGGCGGCGATGACGCCCATCAGCGCGGCCGCCACGATCCAGGGAACCATGATTGCCTCCTCGGGGAGGTGTGAGCCGAACGCCGCGACTCGTCCAGCTCACACCCCGTCTACACCACTACTGCTGCCACCAGATAGACGTTGAGCGCGACGATCAGCGTCCCGACCGTGTATCCGGCGTACCGCGTTCCGGCCCGGTTCACCAGGTCATCTCCCATCAATCTCCGATCACCGGTGAAGCGCAGCAGCGGGAAGATCGCGAACGGGACCCCGAACGACAGCGCGACCTGGCTCAGCACCAGCGCGGTCGTCGGATCGACGCCGAGCAGCAGGATGACCAGCGCCGGCAGCACCGAGACCGTCCGCCGCAGCCAGAGCGGGATCGACCGCCGGATGAACCCCTGCATGACGACCTGCCCGCTGTACACCCCGACCGCCGACGCCGCGAGGCTGGAGGTCAGTAGCGCGATGCCGAACACCAGCGCGGTCGTATCCCCGGCCACCGCTCCGAACCCGGCGTGAGCCTCCTCCAGGGACTCCGCCGCCGACAGCGACGTCGCGCCGAGCAGGATCGCCACGTTCACCGACCCGGCGATGGCCAGCGCCAGCACCACGTCGGTCAGCGTCGCCCGCGCCGCCGCACGCCGCCGGCGCGGGCTCGGCCGCAACGACTGGGTCAGCGCCGAGTGCAGGTAGATCGCGTGCGGCATCACGGTCGCGCCGACGATGCCCACCGAGAGCAGCACGCTGTCGGTCCCGGCGAACCGCGGCACCAGCCCACCGGCCGCCTCACCGGCGGAGATCCCGGCGCGCAGCGTCTGGTATGCGAACGCCGCGACGAGGATCCCGAGCATCGACGCGATCACGGCCTCGAACGGACGGCGTCCCCGCTGTTGCGCGGCCAGGATCACGAGCATCCCGCCGACTGTCAGCACCGCACCCACCGTCGGCGGGATTCCGAACAGCAGGTTCAACGCGACCGCGCCGCCGACGACCTCGGCCAGGTCGGTCATGATCACGACGAACTCGGCCTGCACCCAGAGCAGCAGCGTCGCCCACCGCGGGTACCGCTCCCGGCACGTCTCGGCGAGGCTCCACCCGGTCGCCAGCCCGAGCTTGCCGGACAGGTACTGGACGAGCATCGCGGCGAGGTTGGCGACGACGATCACCCACAGGAGCGTGAACCCGTACTCCGCCCCGGCGGTGACGTTCGTCGCCAGGTTGCCCGGGTCGACGTACGCCACCGCCGCGACGAACGCGGGGCCGAGGTATCGCACTGCGTTCCGGCCGGGGCCGACTCGTACCCCCACCGGGCCCGGGCCGTGGACGAGGAGCGCGGCCGGACCCGGATCTCGACGCATGAACATCGATCAGTAGATGTTCGACGGACGCACCATGCCCTCGGCGAGATCACCGAAACCCGGTGCGACGATCGCGCCCGGATTCTGGACGATCTCCTCCACCACCAGCGTCTCGGTGGTGAGCAGGAGGGCCGCGACCGAGGCCGCACTCTGCAGCGCGGACCGGGTCACCTTGAGCGGGTCGATCACCCCGTCCGCGACCAGGTCGCCGTACTCGCCGGTCAGCGCGTTGAAACCCTCGCTCCCGGACAGCGAGCCCACTCGGGAGACCACGGTGTCTCCGTCGTACCCGGCGTTGATCGCGATCCACCGCAGCGGCTCGGCGAGCGCCCGCAGCACGAGGTCCCGTCCGACCGCAGCGTCCCCGGTCAGGTCCAGCGGCCCCACCGAGCGCCCGGCGTGCACCAGTGCGACGCCGCCGCCGGCGACCACGCCCTCCTCGATCGCGGCCCGGGTCGCCGAGAGCGAGTCCTCGACGCGGTGCTGCAGCTCCTTGAGCTCCACGCCGGTCGCGGCGCCGACGTGGATCACCGCGACGCTGCCCGACAGCCGCGCCATCCGCAGCTGCAGGTGGTCCTGGTCGTGTTCGTTGTCGGTGCGGTCCAGCTCGCTCTTCAGCTGCTCGATCCGCGCCGACACCGCGGCCTCGTCCCCGGCGCCGCCGACGATCGTCGTGAACGACTCGGTCACCGTGATCCGCGCGCACGTTCCGAGCTGGTCGAGCCGGAGCGACGACACGTCCTGACCGGCGTCGCCGGTGATCACCGCACCGCCGGTGATCGCGGCCAGGTCCTCGAGTTCGGCCAGCCGGCGGTGGCCGAACCCGGGGGCACGCACGACGACGCTGCGGAACGTGTCGTGGACGTTGTTCGCGACGAGCATCCCGAGCGCGGGCCCGTCCACGGTCTCGGCGAAGATCACCAGCGGGCGCTGGGTCCGCGTCACCAGCTCCAGGACCGGCATCAGCGTCTGCACCTGGGTGAGTCGCTCGTTGGTGAGCAGGATGTACGGACGTTCCAGCACGGTCTCCATGCGCTGTTTGTCGGTGGCCATGTACGGCGAGATGAAGCCGTGGTCCAGCTCGACGCCGTCCACGAAGTCGACGTCCAGACCGAACGTCGGCGATTCGTCGACGGTCACCACACCCGCGGGGCCGACCCGGTCCATCGCGCGGGCGATGATCGCCCCGATCTCCGGGTCGTTGTTCGCGGCCAGCGTCGCGACGTGCGCCAGCTCCTGCACGGTGGTCACCGGCCTGGCGTCCGTACGCAGCGCGTCGACGACGGCGGCGACCGTGCGCTGAATGCCGGTCTTCAGGAACATCGGGTTCGCGCCGTCCTCGACGGCCTTCAAACCCTCCCGCACCAGCGCCTGGGCCAGCACGGTCGCGGTCGTCGTGCCGTCGCCCGCGACCCCGTTGGTCTTCATCGCGACTTCCTTGACCAGCTGCGCGCCCATGTTCGCGAACGGGTCGCGGAGCTGGATCTCCCGCGCGATCGTCACACCGTCGTTGGTGATCGTCGGCGGCCCGGTCAGCTTCTCGATCACCGCGTTCCGGCCCTTCGGGCCGAGCGTCACCTTCACCGCGTCGGCGAGAGCGTTCACCCCGGCTTCCAACAGCTGCCGCGCGTCTGCGCTGAACCGCAGGTCCTTGGCCATCGAAGAACCCTCCTCAGGGGACGAGAATGGCGCGGCCGCGGACCTCGCCCTTGTCCAGGTCGTCGAGTGCGCGGGTGTACTCGGCCAGCGGGTACTTGTGCGTGTGCAGGGTGACCGAGCCCTGGGCGGCCAGCACCATCAGCTCGGCCAGGTCCGTGTACGAGCCGACCAG is drawn from Cryptosporangium aurantiacum and contains these coding sequences:
- a CDS encoding SDR family NAD(P)-dependent oxidoreductase, with the translated sequence MELTGSSALVVGGAGGFGAATVRRLHAAGASVVIADLAEENGKALAAELGDNALYVHTDVTSEESVDAAVASAVELGPLRTNVIVHGGPAAGRRIINRQGEPYPTATFRRTVEIFLVGTYHVLSKAAAAMAKNEPLDSGQRGVVITTASIAGFEGQVGQSDYSAAKGGVIGMTLTASRDLAPVGVRVMCIAPGVFYTPAYGAMTKEQAQERFGSNIPNPKRLGEPDEYAKLALSIVDNDYLNGTTIRIDAAQRFNI
- a CDS encoding DUF5753 domain-containing protein yields the protein MDEVSPTLARRMLLSTLQRLHRADGRSTDLIGAEVGVDGSTVARWLAGGKRKLRAHEIRGLCEVYGVDEDTKNQLVRLAQEAGSRGVTQRLSWFATYQFGMFLDLERDARRVVTFESCVVPGLLQTPGYAREVILAGAPAVDLTEEDVRERVQLRMERQRILRRDRPAELLAFLDEAVIRRPIAQADAMRTQLERLLTASEWPNVTIQVIPFSAGPHAAAATGPFVLLSFDHLGDAPGEIAYGENPVNALYMETREETDRYRAVVDCLSRQALSPEASAAMIAGAMEELESEREVRNEPART
- a CDS encoding DUF397 domain-containing protein — its product is MSPLEPELDVSGARWRKSTRSGTDGNCVEVGTAPAAVGVRDTKDHGHGPVLAFAHPAWRAFLDGCKAGEFGFGR
- a CDS encoding Nramp family divalent metal transporter; the protein is MRRDPGPAALLVHGPGPVGVRVGPGRNAVRYLGPAFVAAVAYVDPGNLATNVTAGAEYGFTLLWVIVVANLAAMLVQYLSGKLGLATGWSLAETCRERYPRWATLLLWVQAEFVVIMTDLAEVVGGAVALNLLFGIPPTVGAVLTVGGMLVILAAQQRGRRPFEAVIASMLGILVAAFAYQTLRAGISAGEAAGGLVPRFAGTDSVLLSVGIVGATVMPHAIYLHSALTQSLRPSPRRRRAAARATLTDVVLALAIAGSVNVAILLGATSLSAAESLEEAHAGFGAVAGDTTALVFGIALLTSSLAASAVGVYSGQVVMQGFIRRSIPLWLRRTVSVLPALVILLLGVDPTTALVLSQVALSFGVPFAIFPLLRFTGDRRLMGDDLVNRAGTRYAGYTVGTLIVALNVYLVAAVVV
- a CDS encoding thiolase family protein, which codes for MAQPVIVSAARTAIGTARKGTLAQTPAEDLATAILTETVRRSGIDPERVDDVIFAESLYGGGDVARYAAVVAGMTGVPGLAVNRHCTGSLSSIGLAAAGVASGMEKIVVAGGVQASSLSPRLKRRVPGTVDEVENWYPGTHPNTAEAPNTDMSITVGWNTAQEFGLTREDLDAWALRSHQRAVAAIDAGKFVDEIVPIKVSTLDGSVVEFAVDEHPRRDTSAERLASLKVLHPEIPGFSITAGNASGTNDAAAAVTVTGAELAAAEGIETLATVRAWASVGLDPKRTGVGALRAIEKVLDRAGLTTGDVKLWEINEAFASVPVAACRHFGLDEETVNFSGSGCSLGHPIAASGARMVATLIHELRRTGGGIGVAAMCAGGGQGGALVIEV
- the groL gene encoding chaperonin GroEL (60 kDa chaperone family; promotes refolding of misfolded polypeptides especially under stressful conditions; forms two stacked rings of heptamers to form a barrel-shaped 14mer; ends can be capped by GroES; misfolded proteins enter the barrel where they are refolded when GroES binds) produces the protein MAKDLRFSADARQLLEAGVNALADAVKVTLGPKGRNAVIEKLTGPPTITNDGVTIAREIQLRDPFANMGAQLVKEVAMKTNGVAGDGTTTATVLAQALVREGLKAVEDGANPMFLKTGIQRTVAAVVDALRTDARPVTTVQELAHVATLAANNDPEIGAIIARAMDRVGPAGVVTVDESPTFGLDVDFVDGVELDHGFISPYMATDKQRMETVLERPYILLTNERLTQVQTLMPVLELVTRTQRPLVIFAETVDGPALGMLVANNVHDTFRSVVVRAPGFGHRRLAELEDLAAITGGAVITGDAGQDVSSLRLDQLGTCARITVTESFTTIVGGAGDEAAVSARIEQLKSELDRTDNEHDQDHLQLRMARLSGSVAVIHVGAATGVELKELQHRVEDSLSATRAAIEEGVVAGGGVALVHAGRSVGPLDLTGDAAVGRDLVLRALAEPLRWIAINAGYDGDTVVSRVGSLSGSEGFNALTGEYGDLVADGVIDPLKVTRSALQSAASVAALLLTTETLVVEEIVQNPGAIVAPGFGDLAEGMVRPSNIY